The proteins below are encoded in one region of Fibrella aestuarina BUZ 2:
- a CDS encoding metallophosphoesterase translates to MNRTLVGFLLIGAFLLIDLYVYQAIRFLLRASSESTQRAVGWAFWGLSALTVATYLLLQLAPVDSLGRVTRTMLMSFVAITYFSKFISVIFLFIGDIVRFVCWIWTQVVGGTLSPSKSTTVDMAAPPRDNTITRSDFLIKTAVAAGTIPLVAFSYGIISGAHDYRIRRITLPLKNLPRSFDGLTIAQLSDIHSGSFFNKTAVKGGVDMLLGEKPDLVFFTGDLVNSRADEVNEYIDIFNKVKAPLGVFSTLGNHDYGAYVKWPSPEAQRQNVLNVVKAHKLMGWNPLMDENHILTQGGDKLAIIGVQNLGFGPAALRAGNLAKAYQGAADYPVKLLLSHDPTHWDAEIRPKFTDIDVTFSGHTHGAQFGVEVGDYKWSPVKYFYRQWAGLYTEPTTAGGQQTLYVNRGYGYIGYPGRVGILPEITIFTLKTA, encoded by the coding sequence ATGAACCGGACCCTCGTTGGTTTTCTGCTGATCGGCGCTTTCCTGCTGATCGATCTTTATGTATATCAGGCTATTCGCTTTTTATTACGGGCTTCGTCGGAGAGCACGCAACGGGCGGTAGGCTGGGCATTCTGGGGCTTATCGGCGCTTACCGTTGCTACGTACCTGTTACTGCAACTGGCCCCGGTCGATTCGCTCGGGCGCGTCACCCGCACCATGCTGATGTCGTTTGTGGCCATTACCTATTTCTCCAAGTTCATCTCGGTCATTTTCCTCTTCATCGGCGACATTGTTCGCTTTGTGTGCTGGATCTGGACGCAGGTGGTTGGTGGTACGTTGAGCCCATCCAAATCAACAACGGTCGATATGGCCGCTCCGCCCCGCGACAACACCATCACGCGCTCCGATTTCCTGATCAAAACGGCCGTAGCGGCGGGCACGATCCCGCTGGTGGCTTTTTCGTACGGCATTATTTCGGGGGCGCATGATTACCGCATCCGCCGGATCACGCTGCCGCTGAAAAACCTGCCCCGCAGCTTCGACGGCCTCACCATCGCTCAACTGTCGGATATTCACTCGGGGAGCTTCTTTAACAAAACGGCTGTAAAGGGCGGCGTCGATATGCTGCTGGGCGAAAAGCCGGACCTCGTCTTTTTTACGGGCGATCTGGTCAACAGCCGGGCCGACGAGGTGAATGAGTACATCGATATTTTCAACAAGGTGAAAGCGCCGCTGGGCGTTTTCTCGACTCTCGGCAACCACGATTACGGCGCTTATGTGAAGTGGCCCAGCCCCGAGGCGCAGCGCCAGAACGTGCTCAACGTAGTAAAGGCCCACAAGCTGATGGGCTGGAATCCGTTGATGGACGAAAACCACATCCTGACCCAGGGCGGCGATAAGCTCGCTATTATTGGTGTGCAGAACCTGGGCTTCGGCCCCGCGGCACTACGGGCGGGTAACCTGGCCAAAGCCTATCAGGGGGCGGCCGATTATCCCGTCAAACTGTTGCTTTCGCACGACCCGACGCACTGGGATGCCGAAATCCGGCCAAAATTCACCGATATCGACGTGACCTTCAGCGGCCACACGCATGGCGCGCAATTCGGGGTGGAAGTGGGCGATTACAAGTGGAGCCCGGTGAAGTATTTTTACCGGCAGTGGGCCGGGCTGTATACCGAGCCCACGACGGCGGGCGGGCAGCAAACCTTATATGTGAATCGGGGTTATGGCTATATTGGTTATCCGGGCCGCGTAGGCATCTTGCCCGAGATTACAATCTTCACGTTAAAAACCGCATGA
- the rplC gene encoding 50S ribosomal protein L3 has translation MSGLIGKKIGMTSVYNADGQALACTVIETGPCVVTQVRTKDKDGYEAIQLGFGEKKEKNTNKPMLGHFKAANTTPKRKLVEFKEFEQSFDLGTTLQVGDVFGEGDFVDVVGTAKGRGFQGVVKRHGFGGVGGQTHGQHNRQRHPGSIGACSFPSRVFKGLRMAGRMGGHRVTVQNLRVLRVMPDQNLLVVSGSVPGAKNSFVIIEK, from the coding sequence ATGTCTGGTTTAATTGGTAAAAAGATCGGGATGACCAGTGTGTACAATGCGGACGGGCAGGCTCTGGCATGTACGGTAATTGAAACTGGTCCCTGTGTCGTTACCCAAGTCCGCACCAAGGACAAGGATGGCTACGAAGCTATCCAATTGGGTTTCGGCGAAAAGAAAGAAAAGAACACCAACAAGCCGATGTTGGGCCACTTCAAAGCGGCCAACACGACGCCCAAGCGCAAGCTGGTTGAATTCAAAGAATTCGAGCAGTCATTTGATCTGGGCACTACGTTGCAAGTGGGCGACGTATTCGGTGAGGGGGATTTCGTCGACGTAGTCGGTACGGCTAAGGGACGGGGTTTCCAAGGTGTAGTAAAGCGCCATGGTTTTGGCGGGGTTGGTGGCCAGACACACGGTCAGCACAACCGGCAGCGGCACCCGGGTTCAATCGGGGCCTGCTCGTTCCCCTCGCGTGTGTTTAAAGGGTTGCGCATGGCTGGCCGGATGGGCGGTCACCGCGTAACGGTGCAAAACCTGCGCGTGCTGCGTGTGATGCCCGATCAGAACCTGCTCGTTGTGAGTGGTTCAGTACCGGGTGCTAAAAACTCATTCGTCATTATCGAGAAATAG
- a CDS encoding Crp/Fnr family transcriptional regulator, translating to MTPAADFTPLRRAVEQFTTLTAADWALLEPHLRIESIQKHALFAEEGKRADTIALVLEGSFRQFYTKDGDERTTYFFFENHLMSAYISCFTGQPSQLTIEALSNGRYIAFPYSVMAALFERSMAWQRFGRRISEYALKGLEDRMVGLLTQSPEERYVALLESNKKKIIERIPQHYIANYLGITPVSLSRIRARVMNVQ from the coding sequence ATGACGCCAGCCGCTGATTTTACGCCGTTGCGGCGAGCAGTGGAGCAGTTTACCACTCTGACCGCCGCCGACTGGGCCCTGCTGGAACCGCACCTGCGCATCGAGTCGATTCAGAAACACGCCCTGTTTGCCGAAGAAGGCAAGCGGGCCGATACTATTGCGCTGGTGCTGGAAGGGTCATTCCGGCAGTTTTACACTAAAGACGGCGACGAACGAACGACGTATTTCTTTTTCGAAAACCACCTGATGAGCGCCTACATCAGTTGCTTCACGGGCCAGCCTTCGCAGCTGACGATCGAGGCGCTCAGCAATGGACGCTACATCGCGTTTCCGTATTCGGTCATGGCGGCGTTGTTTGAACGCAGCATGGCCTGGCAACGGTTTGGCCGACGCATCAGCGAGTATGCACTGAAGGGACTGGAAGACCGGATGGTGGGCCTGCTCACCCAAAGCCCCGAAGAGCGATACGTGGCGCTGCTCGAAAGCAACAAGAAGAAGATCATCGAGCGCATTCCGCAACACTACATCGCCAACTACCTCGGCATCACGCCCGTCAGCCTGAGCCGCATTCGGGCGAGGGTGATGAATGTACAATGA
- a CDS encoding class I SAM-dependent methyltransferase, with amino-acid sequence MQLTISPDNPLEWIALRANMVPVPLLHAQIMPVISKAVLEAADKGVFDAVAEGHITTDAIAQHCKLNPKATGELLGLLTALDYFEYHDGRFTLTRMARKWTLKHEPESVYGMMLFNNRVMWPWLDKLGTYLETGEGIHYHDHLNPEQWNYYQQAMVAASGSEAKEFGRRAPVPKALRREQRTQMLDIGGSHGQHSVALCKRYAGLASTIIDLPAAIEQAAPLLARLGMGDRVRHVPGNALTDDFGEAQYDLVLMSSLAHHFTPDQNRDVARRVAQALKPGGIYIVNEFIRPETGASPELVGSSTDLFYGLTSTAGNYSIAEIQSWQRDADLRTGKVVTYRTMPGRAMVIGAKP; translated from the coding sequence ATGCAATTAACGATTTCGCCCGACAATCCGCTGGAGTGGATTGCCTTACGGGCCAACATGGTGCCGGTGCCGCTGTTGCACGCGCAGATTATGCCTGTTATCAGTAAGGCTGTGCTAGAAGCCGCCGACAAAGGGGTGTTCGACGCCGTTGCGGAAGGGCATATCACCACCGACGCCATCGCGCAACACTGCAAGCTCAACCCAAAAGCGACGGGCGAATTGCTCGGCCTGCTGACGGCCCTTGACTACTTTGAATACCACGACGGGCGCTTCACCCTCACCCGGATGGCCCGCAAGTGGACCCTCAAGCACGAGCCGGAGTCGGTCTACGGCATGATGCTGTTCAACAACCGGGTGATGTGGCCCTGGCTCGATAAGCTTGGGACGTACCTGGAAACGGGCGAAGGCATTCACTACCACGACCACCTCAACCCCGAGCAGTGGAACTACTACCAGCAGGCGATGGTAGCCGCGAGTGGCAGCGAAGCGAAGGAGTTTGGCCGTCGTGCGCCGGTGCCCAAAGCATTGCGTCGTGAACAACGTACCCAGATGCTCGACATTGGGGGCTCGCACGGGCAGCACTCGGTAGCGCTCTGCAAACGATACGCTGGCTTGGCATCGACAATTATCGACCTACCCGCCGCCATCGAGCAGGCCGCGCCACTGCTCGCTCGTCTGGGCATGGGCGACCGGGTCAGGCACGTACCTGGCAATGCCCTGACCGATGACTTCGGCGAAGCCCAATACGATCTGGTGCTGATGTCGAGTCTGGCGCACCATTTCACGCCCGACCAGAATCGGGACGTAGCCCGGCGTGTGGCGCAGGCGCTCAAACCCGGCGGAATCTACATCGTGAATGAATTTATCCGGCCTGAAACCGGTGCATCGCCCGAACTCGTCGGTAGTTCCACCGACCTGTTTTACGGCCTGACAAGTACGGCCGGCAACTACTCGATCGCCGAAATCCAATCGTGGCAGCGCGACGCCGACCTACGAACGGGCAAGGTTGTCACCTACCGGACGATGCCGGGCCGGGCGATGGTCATTGGGGCCAAGCCGTAA
- a CDS encoding proline iminopeptidase-family hydrolase, with translation MLSATIRLALPLLSLLALLGCQQTTSSTNEASTYTQSPETGVRTGGVRVIPIKTPSGTFNVWTKRVGNNPRMKVLLLHGGPGGNHVLFESFESYFPAEDIEFYYYDQLGSLNSDHPADSTLWQTPRFVEEVEQVRQALGLTNDNFYLLGHSWGGILATEYALKYQQHLKGLIISNMMSSCPEYGKYAEEVLAKQMAPKVLAEIRAIEARNDFANPRYMELLTPNFYQQHVCRLKPWPNAFDRAFPQMNSTVYTLMQGPSEFGISGRLAKWDRRADLPKINVPTLTIGGAHDTMDPKHMQWMATQVKNGTSLTCPDGSHCSMWDDQPHYFPGLIKFIKGVDAGQTKNIL, from the coding sequence ATGCTTTCCGCTACGATACGCCTGGCCTTACCGCTACTGAGCCTGCTGGCCCTGCTCGGCTGCCAGCAAACCACATCGTCCACCAACGAAGCGTCGACTTATACGCAATCGCCGGAAACGGGCGTCCGCACGGGCGGGGTTCGGGTCATTCCCATCAAAACACCCTCAGGTACGTTCAACGTCTGGACGAAGCGGGTGGGCAACAACCCGCGAATGAAAGTGCTGCTCCTGCATGGCGGCCCCGGCGGCAATCACGTTTTGTTTGAGTCGTTCGAGAGCTATTTCCCCGCCGAGGATATCGAATTTTATTACTACGATCAGCTTGGCTCGCTCAATAGCGATCACCCTGCCGACAGCACGCTCTGGCAAACGCCCCGCTTTGTGGAGGAAGTGGAGCAAGTACGTCAGGCGCTGGGGCTGACCAACGACAATTTTTACCTCCTGGGCCACAGCTGGGGCGGCATTCTGGCGACGGAATACGCCTTGAAATACCAGCAACACCTGAAAGGCCTCATCATCAGCAACATGATGAGCAGTTGCCCCGAATACGGCAAGTATGCCGAAGAGGTCTTGGCCAAACAGATGGCCCCAAAGGTGTTGGCCGAAATCAGGGCCATCGAAGCCCGAAACGACTTCGCGAATCCACGCTATATGGAGTTGTTGACGCCCAATTTTTATCAGCAACACGTTTGTCGGCTAAAACCCTGGCCGAACGCCTTCGACCGGGCGTTTCCGCAGATGAACAGCACCGTGTACACGCTCATGCAGGGGCCGTCGGAGTTTGGCATTTCGGGGCGGTTGGCCAAGTGGGATCGTCGCGCCGACTTACCCAAGATCAATGTACCTACGCTCACCATCGGCGGCGCACACGACACCATGGATCCGAAACACATGCAATGGATGGCCACGCAGGTTAAAAATGGCACGAGCCTGACCTGCCCCGACGGCAGCCATTGCAGCATGTGGGATGATCAGCCACATTATTTCCCCGGTTTGATCAAGTTTATCAAAGGCGTGGATGCGGGTCAGACAAAGAACATTCTGTAA
- a CDS encoding alpha-amylase: MRVALSGVTLLGTIGLFLTSCEPQVAPEFQPKVSNARAAAPVVNGVMMQGFYWNVPKTTTAGTWWQNLAAKATELQTAGITALWIPPAYKGGSVDDVGYGVYDRYDLGEFNQKGTVATRYGTLAQLQSAITVLHSKNIQVYEDMVMNHLTWADYTENRNNENIYTGFSYPGRNNTYSAYKWNATLFSGYQRGDGSWNQWQPWDFASYNNGDAYDNLLGCEIKYNNGVGSNSAANETITWGNWITTKLGLDGYRLDATKHIYTPFLNNWLDQVKTTSRFAVSEAWFNNVQWLQDYAAATGGRTSLFDVPLHYTFVNMSNGNGAWDMRGLAFAGFTEANGSLSVSFVDNHDTDAPSGGLRSPVVNLKMLAYAYILTRDKGYPCVFYRDYYEYGLGAQIKKLIDIRKANGYGSGYEYTSVNDADVYVYSRAGDTTHKGMLVMLNDGSGASTKGVTTPFKNATLTDKTGNRTGTVTTNASGFGSFPVNGRSYSVWVPN, translated from the coding sequence ATGAGAGTCGCACTTTCAGGAGTAACCCTATTAGGAACAATAGGCCTGTTTCTAACGTCTTGCGAACCACAGGTCGCGCCCGAGTTTCAACCCAAGGTAAGTAACGCACGCGCTGCTGCGCCAGTCGTCAATGGCGTGATGATGCAGGGCTTCTATTGGAACGTACCCAAAACGACCACGGCCGGTACGTGGTGGCAAAACCTGGCAGCCAAAGCCACCGAGCTTCAAACAGCCGGTATCACGGCCCTCTGGATTCCGCCTGCTTACAAGGGCGGGAGCGTCGACGATGTTGGCTATGGCGTGTATGATCGCTACGACCTGGGCGAATTCAACCAGAAAGGTACGGTAGCTACCCGCTATGGAACATTGGCTCAGCTTCAATCGGCCATTACGGTGCTGCACAGCAAGAACATTCAGGTCTATGAAGACATGGTGATGAACCACCTGACCTGGGCTGATTATACGGAAAACCGCAACAATGAGAATATCTATACGGGCTTCTCTTATCCAGGCCGCAACAATACATACAGCGCTTATAAGTGGAATGCTACGCTCTTCAGCGGGTACCAGCGCGGCGACGGCTCCTGGAATCAGTGGCAGCCCTGGGATTTTGCCTCGTATAACAACGGCGATGCCTACGACAATTTGCTGGGCTGCGAAATCAAGTACAACAACGGGGTCGGCAGTAATTCGGCAGCTAACGAGACCATTACCTGGGGCAACTGGATCACCACCAAGCTGGGCCTCGACGGATACCGGCTCGATGCCACAAAACACATCTACACGCCTTTCCTGAACAACTGGCTCGATCAGGTGAAAACCACATCCCGCTTCGCCGTCTCGGAAGCCTGGTTCAATAATGTGCAGTGGCTACAGGATTACGCCGCCGCTACGGGTGGGCGCACCAGCCTGTTCGACGTACCGCTCCACTACACGTTTGTGAACATGAGCAACGGCAATGGGGCCTGGGATATGCGGGGGCTGGCCTTCGCGGGGTTCACCGAAGCCAATGGCTCGCTATCGGTCTCGTTTGTTGACAACCACGATACCGATGCGCCTTCCGGTGGGCTGCGCTCGCCGGTGGTTAACCTGAAAATGCTGGCCTACGCCTACATCTTGACCCGCGACAAAGGGTATCCCTGCGTGTTCTACCGCGATTATTACGAGTATGGGCTGGGCGCACAGATCAAAAAGCTGATCGACATTCGGAAGGCCAATGGCTACGGATCGGGTTACGAGTACACCAGCGTAAACGACGCCGACGTCTATGTGTACTCGCGGGCGGGCGATACGACCCACAAGGGCATGCTCGTCATGCTGAACGACGGCAGCGGCGCCAGCACAAAAGGCGTAACAACCCCCTTCAAAAACGCAACACTGACCGACAAAACCGGCAACCGTACCGGCACGGTAACCACCAACGCCAGCGGTTTTGGTAGCTTCCCCGTCAATGGCCGTAGTTATTCGGTCTGGGTACCGAATTGA
- a CDS encoding dienelactone hydrolase family protein yields MKTILATILSLLTLWTAPKKNTPDTNVPAPNIPLCGVAHMQLLAGDPAFQALHENPVPFHYTSKAGEMMTFQTPDGKTANGFLLKSKKPSDKWLLVYQEWWGLNDNIKQQAESFYNDLKNVNVLAVDMYDGKVATERTEAAKLMQGADKARLGAIMKGAIAYAGPKAEIASVGWCFGGSLSLQSAMLEGKQAKGCVMYYGFPEQDVEKLKALDTDVLGIFGNKDKAIGPQVVDTFEANMKKAGEKIEVVRYEADHGFANPSNPVYDKTAATDAYKRSLSYLKDRLKA; encoded by the coding sequence ATGAAAACAATTCTCGCTACCATTCTATCGCTGCTGACCCTTTGGACAGCACCCAAAAAAAACACGCCAGATACCAACGTACCTGCGCCTAATATTCCCCTCTGCGGTGTAGCCCACATGCAGTTGCTGGCGGGCGATCCGGCCTTCCAGGCGTTGCACGAAAACCCGGTGCCGTTTCACTACACGTCGAAAGCGGGTGAAATGATGACGTTCCAGACTCCCGATGGCAAAACGGCCAACGGTTTTCTGCTGAAATCTAAAAAACCGTCCGACAAATGGCTGCTGGTGTACCAGGAGTGGTGGGGCCTGAACGACAACATCAAGCAACAGGCGGAGTCGTTCTACAATGACCTTAAGAACGTAAACGTGCTGGCTGTGGACATGTACGATGGCAAAGTGGCCACCGAACGCACCGAAGCCGCCAAACTGATGCAGGGCGCCGACAAGGCCCGGCTGGGGGCGATCATGAAAGGGGCCATTGCGTATGCTGGTCCGAAAGCCGAAATCGCCAGCGTGGGCTGGTGCTTTGGCGGAAGCCTGTCGTTGCAGTCGGCCATGCTGGAAGGCAAACAGGCCAAAGGCTGCGTGATGTATTACGGCTTCCCCGAGCAGGATGTCGAGAAGCTGAAAGCGCTCGACACCGACGTGCTGGGTATTTTCGGTAACAAAGACAAGGCTATCGGCCCGCAAGTCGTTGATACGTTTGAGGCCAACATGAAAAAGGCGGGTGAGAAAATCGAGGTGGTTCGTTACGAAGCCGATCACGGTTTTGCCAATCCGAGCAATCCCGTTTACGACAAAACCGCCGCTACTGATGCCTACAAACGGTCGCTGAGCTACCTCAAAGACCGGCTGAAAGCCTAA
- a CDS encoding YheT family hydrolase, translating to MPSLLSTYPGPPRFQYNGHMQTIVPSLTRRIPGIVYNRERLTLSDGDFIDLDWLRKPQHLKLVVLTHGLEGDSHRHYIKGTAKLFHDTGFDVLAWNCRSCSGEMNRAFRLYNHGEIGDIGDVIAHALAQKAYEQVVLVGYSMGGNISLKYASVMGAQLPAAVKQVVAVSAPVNLITSAPLLDLPRNRFYRNRFMKKLWAKISYKAQQFPGRLDLSRKGQVRWWKDFDDAFSAPVNGYRDADDFYTQASAIRFVDTLAIPALILNAQNDPLLSPECFPHELARRMDNLYVETPPLGGHVGFMLNGDLHTYAERRALAFANGV from the coding sequence ATGCCTTCTTTGCTTTCTACGTATCCGGGTCCGCCGCGTTTTCAATACAATGGGCACATGCAAACCATCGTACCCAGCCTGACGCGCCGCATTCCGGGCATCGTCTACAACCGGGAACGCCTCACCCTGAGCGACGGCGATTTCATCGACCTCGACTGGCTCCGCAAACCGCAGCATTTAAAACTGGTGGTGCTTACGCACGGCCTTGAAGGCGACAGCCACCGGCATTACATAAAAGGCACCGCCAAGTTATTCCACGATACTGGATTTGATGTGCTGGCCTGGAATTGCCGGTCGTGTAGCGGTGAAATGAACCGGGCGTTCAGGCTGTATAACCACGGCGAAATTGGCGACATCGGCGACGTAATTGCTCACGCGCTGGCACAGAAGGCCTACGAACAGGTGGTGCTGGTGGGCTACAGCATGGGTGGCAATATTTCGCTGAAATATGCCAGTGTGATGGGCGCGCAATTGCCCGCGGCGGTCAAACAGGTCGTTGCCGTTTCGGCCCCCGTGAATCTGATCACCAGTGCGCCGTTGCTCGATTTGCCCCGGAATAGATTTTACCGCAATCGGTTTATGAAAAAGCTCTGGGCGAAGATCAGCTACAAAGCCCAGCAGTTTCCCGGCCGGCTCGATCTGTCCCGGAAGGGTCAGGTACGTTGGTGGAAAGACTTCGACGATGCCTTTTCGGCGCCCGTCAATGGGTATCGCGACGCCGATGATTTTTACACGCAGGCATCGGCCATCCGCTTTGTTGACACCCTCGCCATTCCGGCCCTGATTCTGAACGCCCAAAACGACCCGCTGCTGTCGCCGGAGTGTTTTCCGCACGAATTGGCCCGGCGGATGGATAACCTGTATGTTGAAACGCCGCCCCTCGGTGGCCACGTCGGTTTCATGCTCAACGGCGACTTGCACACCTACGCCGAACGGCGGGCGCTGGCATTTGCTAATGGCGTTTGA
- the rplD gene encoding 50S ribosomal protein L4, producing the protein MEVIVYNSKGEDTGKKVELSDAIFGIEPNTHAIYLDVKQHLANKRQGTHKTKERAESAHSTRKLKKQKGTGGARAGSAKSPVFIGGGTVFGPRPRDYSFKLNKKVKALARRSALAAKAQANNVSVLESFTFDAPRTKDYVAFLSALSLADKKTLLILPDVDTNVVKSSRNVQKARVMTASQVNTYDLMNADQLLISTEALDKLQTLLAN; encoded by the coding sequence ATGGAAGTCATCGTATATAACAGCAAAGGCGAAGACACCGGCAAGAAAGTCGAGTTGTCGGATGCCATTTTCGGAATCGAGCCGAACACGCACGCGATTTACCTGGACGTTAAGCAGCACCTGGCCAATAAGCGGCAGGGTACGCACAAAACGAAAGAGCGTGCCGAGAGTGCCCACTCGACCCGGAAACTCAAGAAGCAGAAAGGTACGGGCGGCGCCCGCGCCGGTAGCGCCAAGTCGCCTGTCTTCATCGGTGGTGGTACCGTATTTGGTCCTCGCCCCCGTGATTACTCGTTCAAACTGAACAAGAAAGTAAAGGCGCTTGCCCGCCGCTCGGCACTGGCTGCAAAAGCACAGGCCAACAACGTATCGGTACTGGAAAGCTTCACCTTCGACGCGCCCCGTACCAAAGATTACGTAGCCTTCCTGAGCGCTCTGTCGCTGGCCGACAAGAAGACGCTGCTCATTCTGCCCGACGTTGATACCAACGTAGTAAAGTCGAGCCGTAACGTTCAGAAAGCCCGTGTCATGACGGCTTCGCAGGTGAACACCTACGATCTGATGAACGCCGACCAACTGCTGATCAGCACCGAGGCGCTGGATAAACTGCAAACCCTCTTAGCGAACTAA
- a CDS encoding anthrone oxygenase family protein: MSQLPTFFLLLFIVNLGIAFGAGLYETRIVLPLWFQPQSGVGYRVDTAAMQRMDVGRRFWGFVTTMPLSVLTLVNLYYAYQSHPPQQTWWLMASLLMLIERIGTFAFFIPTAIRLEKANSMDASTASRLSRLWMRANYGRSGLNLLGWLFALKAFSLC; the protein is encoded by the coding sequence ATGAGTCAACTTCCTACGTTCTTCCTACTACTTTTCATCGTGAACCTCGGCATCGCCTTTGGAGCCGGGCTCTACGAAACCCGCATCGTTTTGCCCCTGTGGTTTCAGCCTCAATCAGGCGTGGGCTACCGGGTGGATACAGCAGCCATGCAACGAATGGACGTAGGCCGACGCTTTTGGGGCTTTGTTACTACCATGCCTTTATCGGTACTTACGCTGGTCAATCTGTATTACGCGTATCAGTCTCATCCGCCACAACAAACCTGGTGGTTGATGGCGTCCCTGCTGATGCTCATCGAGCGCATCGGCACCTTTGCCTTTTTTATCCCGACGGCGATCCGACTGGAAAAAGCTAACTCGATGGATGCATCGACCGCATCGCGGTTGAGTCGGCTCTGGATGCGGGCTAACTACGGGCGCAGTGGACTCAACTTGTTAGGTTGGCTGTTTGCGCTAAAAGCTTTTAGTCTTTGCTAG